From Longimicrobium sp., a single genomic window includes:
- a CDS encoding O-antigen polymerase: MAELRTVPGALLGGAPAGRWMPSGGGVPDEVARELNPFVPIRPAYRLALLTAGAAYVALAGSIALFTGAPGAEWIIPGLAFLVACRLMVLYLPLRATGWFHPLVLGALLSARPLLQEFPSYAWGLSRHAALPQVAGEELGRLLGWKLALSGLGVLSLYAGFFFGPRLPLPRVRFPARASVAPRALAAVGVAAGAFWLYVSQRGGIAGHLLSWSGGRAEALSGSFYWVVLVSTGGLACLLWFANDRAALRRPLFLAAAAVSLAIDFLAAGSRGAVLGVLIAGFLLWALRERRISWVRFGGLCMAAVVTVGLLGEFRRGLWRGHLDYTVLTEFSLSEVVHESALPELVSRRTVEEGTLPILARVPTEVDHIYGSSYLAVLTLPVPRGMWPAKPGMVGGRIGRTFFGVRSGVPATAVGEAYWNFHIPGIILVFALFGVFLKWMASLLAAHGRSPTLMLFYVLVMWLAPEPTSDAVVQVVFMAVPFVVLAAAFGLLRTGRAHPLSPAEAP; this comes from the coding sequence GTGGCTGAGCTGCGCACGGTTCCCGGCGCCTTGCTGGGCGGCGCCCCCGCCGGGCGGTGGATGCCGTCGGGCGGCGGCGTGCCGGACGAGGTGGCGCGCGAGCTGAACCCGTTCGTGCCCATTCGCCCGGCGTACCGGCTGGCCTTGCTGACCGCCGGGGCGGCGTACGTGGCGCTGGCCGGCTCCATCGCCCTGTTCACCGGCGCGCCGGGGGCCGAGTGGATCATCCCCGGGCTGGCCTTCCTGGTGGCGTGCCGGCTCATGGTGCTGTACCTGCCGCTGCGCGCCACCGGGTGGTTCCACCCGCTGGTGCTGGGCGCCCTCCTCAGCGCGCGGCCGCTGCTGCAGGAGTTCCCCTCGTACGCCTGGGGGCTCAGCCGCCACGCGGCGCTCCCGCAAGTGGCCGGCGAGGAGCTGGGGCGTCTGCTGGGATGGAAGCTGGCGCTGTCGGGGCTGGGGGTGCTGTCTCTGTACGCCGGGTTCTTCTTCGGCCCCAGGCTTCCGCTGCCCCGGGTGAGGTTTCCCGCGCGCGCCTCGGTGGCGCCGCGGGCGCTGGCGGCCGTGGGCGTGGCGGCCGGCGCCTTCTGGCTGTACGTGTCGCAGCGCGGCGGGATCGCGGGGCACCTGCTGTCGTGGAGCGGCGGCCGCGCCGAGGCGCTGTCGGGAAGCTTCTACTGGGTGGTGCTGGTGAGCACCGGCGGGCTGGCCTGCCTGCTCTGGTTCGCCAACGACCGCGCCGCCCTGCGCCGGCCGCTGTTCCTGGCCGCGGCGGCGGTGTCGCTGGCCATCGACTTCCTGGCCGCCGGCAGCCGCGGCGCGGTGCTGGGGGTGCTGATCGCCGGCTTCCTGCTGTGGGCGCTGCGCGAGCGCCGGATCTCGTGGGTCCGCTTCGGCGGGCTGTGCATGGCCGCCGTGGTCACGGTGGGGCTCCTGGGCGAGTTCCGCCGGGGGCTCTGGAGGGGCCACCTCGACTACACCGTGCTCACCGAGTTCTCGCTGAGCGAGGTGGTGCACGAGAGCGCGCTTCCCGAGCTGGTGTCGCGGCGCACGGTGGAGGAGGGAACGCTCCCCATCCTGGCGCGCGTTCCCACCGAGGTCGACCACATCTACGGCTCCAGCTACCTGGCGGTGCTCACCCTTCCGGTGCCGCGCGGGATGTGGCCCGCCAAGCCGGGAATGGTGGGCGGGCGGATCGGGCGCACCTTCTTCGGGGTACGCAGCGGCGTGCCCGCCACGGCCGTGGGCGAGGCCTACTGGAACTTCCACATCCCCGGTATCATCCTGGTCTTCGCGCTCTTCGGCGTGTTCCTGAAGTGGATGGCCTCGCTGCTGGCCGCGCACGGCCGCAGCCCCACCCTCATGCTCTTCTACGTGCTGGTGATGTGGCTGGCCCCCGAGCCCACCAGCGACGCCGTGGTGCAGGTGGTGTTCATGGCGGTTCCCTTCGTGGTGCTGGCGGCGGCCTTCGGGCTGCTGCGGACGGGCCGCGCCCACCCGCTCTCCCCCGCGGAGGCGCCATGA
- a CDS encoding carbamoyltransferase family protein has protein sequence MVILGISPPAHESAAGLVVDGTVVAAAAEERFTRVKNQGGMPRQAIQAVLDLAGIGPRDVDAVALPWLAPRRELMLNARNWARNLPFAATSGAPLRERGAHLANYTRNIVRDPNWASGRRLEREITQPLVEMGLAGRIHYVDHQAAHVASAYFSSGFDRALGVSLDGYGSGAAGSFYLCEGGRMRLLQSIPYPHSLGTFYRRVTQALGFKPNRHEGKIVGLAAFGDPEVLGPRVREGFDVSRDDYYRLKTPQDPYGARRLAGQYSREDMAAAYQTVLEEVVQRYVALYLARHGLTHVVGAGGVFANVKMNQRVMEIPGVEKIFVYPAMSDGGVGTGAALWLAARSDGLMPRALDHVYLGPGFTEREIEAAVRESGLPFERAADPDAEVARLVAEGKVVARFDGRMEYGPRALGNRSILYSATDPTVNDWLNRRLNRTEFMPFAPMALAHRAGDLFHGVERARHAAEFMTVTFDCTDRMKAIAPAAVHVDGTARPQLVTERSNPGVFRMLAEYERLTGSPTVINTSFNMHEEPIVCTPRDAVRAFMDGRLDVLAAGPFVVHLNGRPGERAGGERMRTAAVAAGAGA, from the coding sequence ATGGTGATCCTTGGCATTTCGCCCCCGGCGCACGAGTCGGCCGCGGGGCTTGTAGTGGACGGGACGGTGGTCGCCGCGGCGGCCGAAGAGCGGTTCACGCGCGTGAAGAACCAGGGCGGGATGCCGCGCCAGGCCATCCAGGCGGTGCTGGACCTCGCGGGGATCGGCCCGCGCGACGTGGACGCGGTGGCGCTGCCCTGGCTGGCGCCCCGGCGCGAGCTGATGCTGAACGCGCGCAACTGGGCGCGCAACCTGCCCTTCGCGGCCACGTCGGGGGCGCCGCTGCGCGAGCGCGGCGCGCACCTGGCCAACTACACGCGCAACATCGTGCGCGACCCCAACTGGGCGTCGGGGCGCCGCTTGGAGCGCGAGATCACCCAGCCGCTGGTGGAGATGGGGCTGGCGGGGCGCATCCATTACGTGGACCACCAGGCCGCGCACGTGGCCAGCGCCTACTTCTCCTCGGGGTTCGACCGCGCGCTGGGCGTGTCGCTGGACGGCTACGGGAGCGGCGCGGCGGGGTCGTTCTACCTGTGCGAGGGCGGGCGGATGCGGCTGCTGCAGAGCATCCCCTATCCCCACTCGCTGGGCACCTTCTACCGCCGCGTGACGCAGGCGCTGGGCTTCAAGCCCAACCGCCACGAGGGGAAGATCGTGGGGCTGGCCGCCTTCGGCGACCCCGAGGTGCTGGGCCCGCGCGTGCGCGAGGGCTTCGACGTGTCGCGCGACGATTACTACCGGCTGAAGACGCCGCAGGACCCGTACGGCGCGCGCCGGCTGGCCGGGCAGTACTCGCGCGAGGACATGGCCGCGGCGTACCAGACGGTGCTGGAAGAGGTGGTGCAGCGCTACGTGGCGTTGTACCTTGCCCGCCACGGGCTCACGCACGTGGTGGGCGCCGGGGGCGTCTTCGCCAACGTGAAGATGAACCAGCGGGTGATGGAGATCCCCGGCGTCGAGAAGATCTTCGTCTACCCCGCCATGAGCGATGGCGGCGTGGGCACCGGCGCCGCGCTCTGGCTGGCCGCCCGCAGCGACGGGCTGATGCCCCGCGCGCTGGACCACGTGTACCTGGGGCCGGGGTTCACCGAGCGCGAGATCGAGGCGGCGGTGCGCGAGAGCGGCCTCCCCTTCGAGCGCGCCGCCGACCCCGACGCCGAGGTGGCGCGGCTGGTGGCCGAGGGGAAGGTGGTGGCGCGCTTCGACGGGCGGATGGAGTACGGCCCGCGCGCGCTGGGTAATCGCTCGATCCTGTACTCGGCCACCGACCCCACCGTGAACGACTGGCTGAACCGGCGGCTGAATCGCACCGAGTTCATGCCCTTCGCGCCCATGGCGCTGGCGCACCGCGCCGGCGACCTGTTCCACGGGGTGGAGCGCGCGCGGCACGCGGCCGAGTTCATGACCGTGACCTTCGACTGCACCGACCGCATGAAGGCCATCGCGCCGGCGGCGGTGCACGTGGACGGCACGGCGCGGCCGCAGCTGGTCACGGAGCGCTCCAACCCGGGTGTGTTCCGCATGCTGGCCGAGTACGAGCGGCTGACGGGAAGCCCCACGGTGATCAACACCAGCTTCAACATGCACGAAGAGCCCATCGTCTGCACGCCGCGCGACGCGGTGCGCGCCTTCATGGACGGCCGCCTGGACGTGCTGGCGGCGGGGCCCTTCGTCGTCCACCTGAACGGACGGCCCGGCGAGCGCGCGGGCGGCGAGCGCATGCGCACCGCCGCGGTCGCGGCCGGTGCCGGAGCCTAG
- the asnB gene encoding asparagine synthase (glutamine-hydrolyzing), with product MCGICGRVGRPEPARLRASTEALEHRGPDQLGEWCGPAAMLGHRRLSVIDLSDDARQPMANEDGTVRVVFNGEIYNFQELRRQLEGRHRFRSHSDTEVVVHGYEEWGIEGLLRRASGMFALALWDDARGVLHLARDRVGKKPLYYAEDGGGLAFASTLPALLELLPAAPEVRPGAVRDFLHYLCVPGEGSFVEGVRKLPPAHRAEFRGGTLSIHSYWSLSFARQERRSEEEWLGAIDGEVRAAVGRRLVADVPIGAFLSGGVDSSLVAGVMAELSPGKVTTISAGFEEAGFSELEHARRVARHLGTDHHEHMVRADAAAVLPWLVYAAGEPFGDAATLPTMYLSQAAREHVTVALTGDGGDELFAGYPGPLLARAASTYMRVVPSALRRGALPGALRAAERAGGAAARAARRLRRLAEPARGARLEWVFDPLAERGFRGRLDGLLEPDFARRLPAGDADAHWLDAFARADGPTDADRVLAAEIATVLPDLMLAKADVASMAYGLELRSPLLDPALMELAARIPAGVKLAGWEPKHLLKRLAARYVPREGIYRRKQGFAVPVGAWLRGPLGRAAAGVLLDDAAASRGFFRPDAVRALLDAHRSGREEHGSRIWLLLLLELWMRIFIDRTLSPHDRLDVPARASGVQVAVAGMGGRAG from the coding sequence ATGTGCGGGATCTGCGGGCGCGTGGGGCGCCCCGAGCCGGCGCGGCTGCGCGCGTCGACGGAGGCTCTCGAGCACCGCGGGCCGGACCAGCTGGGCGAGTGGTGCGGCCCCGCGGCCATGCTGGGGCACCGCCGCCTTTCGGTCATCGACCTGTCGGACGACGCGCGCCAGCCCATGGCGAACGAGGACGGCACGGTGCGCGTGGTCTTCAACGGCGAGATCTACAACTTCCAGGAGCTGCGCCGGCAGCTGGAGGGGCGCCACCGCTTCCGCTCGCACAGCGACACCGAGGTGGTGGTCCACGGCTACGAGGAGTGGGGGATCGAAGGGCTGCTGCGCCGCGCGTCGGGGATGTTCGCCCTGGCGCTGTGGGACGACGCGCGCGGCGTCCTTCACCTCGCCCGCGACCGCGTGGGGAAGAAGCCGCTGTACTACGCCGAGGACGGCGGCGGGCTGGCCTTCGCCTCCACCCTTCCCGCGCTGCTGGAGCTGCTCCCGGCGGCGCCCGAGGTGCGCCCGGGCGCCGTGCGCGACTTCCTCCACTACCTGTGCGTCCCCGGCGAGGGGAGCTTCGTGGAGGGCGTCCGCAAGCTTCCCCCCGCGCACCGCGCCGAGTTCCGCGGCGGCACTTTGTCGATCCACTCTTACTGGAGCCTGAGCTTCGCCCGGCAGGAGCGGCGCTCGGAAGAGGAGTGGCTGGGGGCGATCGACGGCGAGGTGCGCGCGGCGGTGGGGCGCCGGCTGGTGGCCGACGTGCCGATCGGCGCCTTCCTGAGCGGCGGGGTGGACTCCAGCCTGGTGGCGGGGGTGATGGCCGAGCTCTCGCCGGGGAAGGTGACCACCATCTCCGCGGGGTTCGAGGAGGCGGGGTTCAGCGAGCTGGAGCACGCGCGCCGCGTGGCCCGCCACCTGGGCACCGACCACCACGAGCACATGGTCCGCGCCGACGCGGCCGCCGTCCTCCCCTGGCTGGTGTACGCGGCGGGGGAGCCGTTCGGAGACGCGGCCACGCTGCCGACCATGTACCTGTCGCAGGCGGCGCGCGAGCACGTGACCGTGGCGCTCACGGGGGATGGCGGGGACGAGCTCTTCGCGGGGTACCCGGGGCCGCTGCTGGCGCGCGCCGCGTCCACCTACATGCGCGTGGTGCCGTCGGCGCTCCGCCGGGGCGCGCTCCCGGGCGCGCTGCGCGCGGCGGAGCGCGCCGGGGGCGCGGCCGCGCGGGCCGCCCGGCGGCTGCGGCGGCTGGCGGAGCCGGCGCGGGGGGCGCGGCTGGAGTGGGTGTTCGATCCGCTGGCCGAGCGCGGCTTCCGGGGCCGGCTGGACGGCTTGCTGGAGCCGGATTTCGCCCGCCGTCTCCCCGCGGGCGATGCGGACGCGCACTGGCTGGACGCCTTCGCGCGGGCGGACGGGCCGACGGACGCCGACCGGGTGCTGGCGGCCGAGATCGCCACCGTCCTTCCGGACCTGATGCTGGCCAAGGCCGACGTGGCCAGCATGGCGTACGGGCTGGAGCTGCGCAGTCCGCTGCTGGACCCCGCGCTGATGGAGCTGGCCGCGCGCATCCCCGCGGGGGTGAAGCTGGCCGGGTGGGAGCCCAAGCACCTGCTGAAGCGCCTGGCCGCGCGCTACGTTCCCCGCGAGGGGATCTACCGGCGCAAGCAGGGCTTCGCGGTGCCGGTGGGCGCGTGGCTGCGTGGGCCGCTGGGGCGCGCGGCCGCCGGGGTGCTGCTGGACGACGCGGCGGCGTCGCGGGGATTCTTCCGCCCCGACGCGGTGCGCGCGCTGCTGGACGCGCACCGGAGCGGGCGCGAGGAGCACGGGAGCCGGATCTGGCTCCTCCTTCTTCTGGAGCTGTGGATGCGGATCTTCATCGACCGGACGCTGTCGCCGCACGACCGGCTGGACGTGCCGGCGCGCGCTTCCGGCGTGCAGGTGGCGGTGGCGGGCATGGGAGGACGGGCGGGATGA
- a CDS encoding O-antigen polymerase, with the protein MSTLASQPRVPFPASRRGRWEMPSQPDGSPFVRMKPSHRVMVLGFFLVYALSAGVLALLTAAPAAELVIPSLFLFIGVRMLPLIVYRSDYGWFHPLVLAAMLSVVHLAKEFPAYAFGLQYHVALMQYTPDQLGELVSWKLVLMALGLLAYYVGFRFAPRFPIPSLEFRPASNLRLKVPAVVLFSTLVFMIYLQGKGGLAAHVLSWGRGRGVSLAGDFYWFQLTSLATSACLIWFAVDRRAAWSPLFWMCFVAALCTQFLGSGSRGGIIYTLVIIVLVWMLRERKLAPTRMAMVGVMGMILLAVLGNLRNSTWQGSVDWSTLTDFSVKHAVGTRATGEIVSRRTVADGALPILAYVPGRVPHLYGASYLAALAAPVPRKFWPGKPGLVGGQVGRTFFGVRAGVPATAVGEAYWNFNIPGVLFAFAAFGVFHWWLSRVFLAYGREPLMMLMYIMVIWNAIEPSSDAVVGGLMSLMPLVVLGVAFGILRLKRY; encoded by the coding sequence ATGAGCACGCTCGCCTCGCAGCCGCGGGTTCCGTTCCCGGCGTCGCGCCGCGGACGCTGGGAGATGCCGTCGCAGCCCGACGGCTCGCCCTTCGTGCGCATGAAGCCCAGCCACCGCGTGATGGTGCTGGGCTTCTTCCTGGTCTACGCGCTTTCCGCCGGGGTGCTGGCCCTGCTCACCGCGGCCCCGGCCGCCGAGCTGGTCATCCCCTCGCTCTTCCTGTTCATCGGCGTGCGCATGCTGCCGCTGATCGTGTATCGCTCGGACTACGGGTGGTTCCACCCGCTCGTGCTGGCGGCCATGCTCAGCGTGGTGCACCTGGCCAAGGAGTTTCCCGCGTACGCGTTCGGGCTGCAGTACCACGTGGCGCTCATGCAGTACACCCCCGACCAGCTGGGCGAGCTGGTGTCGTGGAAGCTGGTGCTCATGGCCCTGGGGCTGCTGGCCTACTACGTGGGCTTCCGCTTCGCGCCCCGCTTCCCCATCCCCAGCCTGGAGTTCCGCCCGGCCTCCAACCTGCGGCTGAAGGTGCCGGCGGTGGTGCTCTTCTCCACCCTCGTGTTCATGATCTACCTGCAGGGCAAGGGCGGCCTGGCGGCGCACGTCCTTTCCTGGGGGCGGGGGCGCGGCGTCAGCCTGGCGGGCGACTTCTACTGGTTCCAGCTCACCAGCCTGGCCACCAGCGCCTGCCTGATCTGGTTCGCGGTCGACCGCCGCGCGGCGTGGTCGCCGCTCTTCTGGATGTGCTTCGTGGCGGCGCTGTGCACGCAGTTCCTGGGCTCGGGAAGCCGCGGCGGGATCATCTACACCCTGGTCATCATCGTGCTGGTGTGGATGCTGCGCGAGCGCAAGCTGGCCCCCACCCGCATGGCGATGGTGGGGGTGATGGGAATGATCCTGCTGGCGGTGCTGGGGAACCTGCGCAACAGCACCTGGCAGGGGTCCGTAGACTGGAGCACCCTCACCGACTTCTCGGTGAAGCACGCCGTGGGCACCCGCGCCACCGGCGAGATCGTGAGCCGCCGCACGGTGGCCGACGGCGCGCTTCCCATCCTGGCCTACGTGCCCGGCCGGGTGCCGCACCTGTACGGCGCCAGCTACCTGGCGGCGCTGGCCGCGCCGGTGCCGCGCAAGTTCTGGCCGGGGAAGCCGGGCCTGGTGGGCGGGCAGGTGGGGCGCACCTTCTTCGGGGTGCGCGCGGGGGTGCCGGCCACGGCCGTGGGCGAGGCCTACTGGAACTTCAACATCCCCGGGGTGCTCTTCGCCTTCGCGGCGTTCGGGGTGTTCCACTGGTGGCTCTCGCGCGTGTTCCTGGCGTACGGGCGCGAGCCGCTGATGATGCTGATGTACATCATGGTGATCTGGAACGCGATCGAGCCGTCGAGCGACGCGGTGGTCGGCGGCCTGATGTCGCTGATGCCGCTGGTGGTCCTTGGCGTGGCGTTCGGCATCCTGCGCCTGAAACGGTACTGA
- a CDS encoding class I SAM-dependent methyltransferase encodes MTHPSAPAASEQFLKYDEQGAYHWRLTYEGGWRRSSPGAHARYDVALGRVAARVDLAGARGLDVGCGDGVMLYKISLHGGRAVGIDMEQTALRLASGKLREHGAAGVEVARASAYALPFADGALDYVTMVEVLEHLDRPDALLAEVRRVLRPGGVLALTTPHRLPTGEPQDPYHCQEYSGPELRELMERYFSSVVVEGQYPRRFSRAYRDGVGVRPLDLALRSGVKVVSTLGYNPFLRWTTERPSFAWEGLVAVGTRGK; translated from the coding sequence ATGACCCACCCTTCCGCCCCGGCGGCCTCCGAGCAGTTCCTGAAGTACGACGAGCAGGGCGCCTACCACTGGCGCCTGACCTACGAGGGCGGCTGGCGCCGCTCCAGCCCCGGCGCGCACGCCCGCTACGACGTGGCGCTCGGCCGGGTGGCGGCGCGCGTGGACCTGGCCGGCGCCCGCGGGCTGGACGTGGGGTGCGGCGACGGGGTGATGCTGTACAAGATCTCCCTGCACGGCGGCCGCGCCGTGGGCATCGACATGGAGCAGACGGCGCTGCGGCTGGCGAGCGGGAAGCTGCGCGAGCACGGGGCCGCGGGCGTCGAGGTGGCGCGCGCCTCGGCGTACGCGCTTCCCTTCGCCGACGGGGCGCTGGACTACGTGACCATGGTGGAGGTGCTGGAGCACCTGGACCGCCCCGACGCGCTGCTCGCGGAAGTCCGCCGCGTGCTGCGGCCCGGCGGCGTGCTGGCGCTCACCACGCCGCACCGCCTTCCCACGGGCGAGCCGCAGGACCCCTACCATTGCCAGGAGTACTCGGGCCCCGAGCTGCGCGAGCTGATGGAGCGCTATTTCTCCTCCGTCGTCGTCGAGGGGCAGTATCCCCGCCGCTTCAGCCGCGCCTACCGCGACGGCGTGGGGGTGCGGCCGCTGGACCTGGCGCTGCGCTCCGGGGTGAAGGTGGTGTCCACCCTCGGCTACAACCCGTTCCTCCGCTGGACCACGGAGCGCCCCTCCTTCGCCTGGGAGGGACTCGTCGCGGTGGGGACGCGCGGGAAGTAG
- a CDS encoding polysaccharide pyruvyl transferase family protein has protein sequence MMVWVRGVGFRNKGAELMLHAVVQEVARWGGARLAMAANAGSYAERAPLGLYQMVSRRGGGRLAAVGALVPRRLRAPLGIVTDAEVGAVLDSSGFAYTDQWGAAGARNLARLARGWRRAGVPAVLLPQALGPFRDPATRAAFSRALADLPLVFARDRSSYEHVAGLGVAGARVELAPDFTVAVPGRLPDGFRPHPRQVAVVPNLRMTDKAGPDAARAYASLLTGVVRHLLRRDMRPLLLVHDTGNDHELAIAVRDAAGGRVPVVAEPDARALKGILGASHAVVASRYHALVGAMTQGVPSLATGWSHKYRELFEDFGCPECLCDAAAPVEATLERLDALLDGPGRERVAAGLAAGRADYVRRTTQMWALVRQAVGAAPAPAPRPEFEPDPVPAAAGG, from the coding sequence ATGATGGTCTGGGTGCGCGGCGTGGGGTTCCGCAACAAGGGCGCCGAGCTGATGCTGCACGCCGTGGTGCAGGAGGTGGCGCGCTGGGGCGGCGCGCGCCTGGCCATGGCGGCCAACGCCGGGAGCTACGCCGAGCGCGCGCCGCTGGGGCTGTACCAGATGGTGTCGCGGCGCGGGGGCGGCCGGTTGGCCGCCGTGGGCGCGCTGGTGCCGCGGCGGCTGCGCGCCCCGCTGGGGATCGTGACCGACGCCGAGGTGGGCGCCGTGCTGGACTCGTCGGGCTTCGCCTACACCGACCAGTGGGGCGCGGCTGGCGCGCGGAACCTGGCCCGGCTGGCGCGCGGCTGGCGGCGGGCGGGGGTCCCCGCGGTGCTCCTCCCGCAGGCGCTGGGGCCGTTCCGCGACCCTGCCACGCGCGCGGCGTTCTCGCGCGCGCTGGCCGACCTGCCGCTGGTGTTCGCGCGCGACCGCAGCTCGTACGAGCACGTGGCCGGGCTGGGCGTGGCCGGCGCGCGGGTGGAGCTGGCGCCCGACTTCACCGTGGCGGTTCCCGGTCGCCTTCCCGACGGGTTCCGCCCGCACCCGCGCCAGGTGGCGGTGGTGCCCAACCTGCGCATGACCGACAAGGCGGGGCCCGACGCCGCGCGCGCCTACGCCTCGCTGCTGACCGGCGTGGTGCGCCACCTGCTCCGGCGCGACATGCGGCCGCTGCTGCTGGTGCACGACACGGGGAACGACCACGAGCTGGCGATTGCCGTGCGCGACGCCGCGGGGGGGCGGGTGCCGGTGGTGGCCGAGCCCGACGCGCGCGCGCTGAAGGGGATCCTGGGCGCCTCGCACGCGGTGGTGGCGTCGCGCTACCACGCGCTGGTGGGGGCCATGACCCAGGGTGTGCCCTCGCTGGCCACCGGGTGGAGCCACAAGTACCGCGAGCTGTTCGAGGACTTCGGCTGCCCCGAGTGCCTGTGCGACGCCGCCGCGCCCGTGGAGGCCACGCTGGAGCGGCTCGACGCGCTGCTGGACGGGCCCGGGCGCGAGCGCGTGGCCGCCGGGCTGGCGGCGGGGCGCGCCGACTACGTGCGGCGCACCACGCAGATGTGGGCCCTGGTGCGGCAGGCCGTCGGGGCAGCGCCCGCCCCCGCGCCGCGCCCCGAGTTCGAGCCCGATCCCGTGCCCGCGGCCGCCGGTGGCTGA
- a CDS encoding glycosyltransferase: protein MPEPRAEERLHVLFFTASLGGGGAEKHLVRVANHLDRGRFRVSVAVARGGGSYESELAPDVAFHPLPGGRMARAPLALRRLVRRLRPDLVCSFMDHANCVALASTAGLRGAPPVVAGVQVSPAMEFLRDPDWRRRALLRAIRALYPRAAGVVAISRGVEDEVARVVPRVAPRIRVIYNAGVDDEVMRLAAEPFEPPPGEGPVVLACGRLTEQKGFSTLLDAFALLRRTVPAARLWLVGEGELRGELTAQAAALGIADAVWMPGFRANPYQLMRAADVFALSSLWEGFGNVIVEAMAVGTPVVATDCPHGPAEIIRDGKSGLLIPPSDAGALAGALARVLGDGALAGRLREAGRARANDFAAPAIAAGYGRFFQAVAHGHLPAE, encoded by the coding sequence GTGCCGGAGCCTAGAGCGGAGGAGCGGCTGCACGTTCTCTTCTTCACCGCCTCGCTGGGGGGCGGCGGGGCCGAAAAGCACCTGGTGAGAGTGGCCAACCACCTGGACCGCGGGCGGTTCCGGGTGTCGGTGGCGGTGGCGCGCGGGGGCGGCTCGTACGAAAGCGAGCTTGCCCCCGACGTGGCGTTCCACCCCCTTCCCGGGGGGCGGATGGCGCGCGCGCCGCTGGCGCTGCGCCGCCTGGTCCGCCGGCTGCGCCCCGACCTGGTGTGCTCGTTCATGGACCACGCGAACTGCGTGGCGCTGGCCTCCACCGCCGGGCTGCGCGGCGCGCCGCCCGTGGTGGCCGGCGTGCAGGTGTCGCCCGCGATGGAGTTCCTGCGCGACCCAGACTGGCGGCGCCGGGCGCTGCTGCGCGCCATCCGCGCCCTCTACCCGCGCGCGGCCGGGGTGGTGGCCATCTCGCGCGGCGTCGAGGACGAGGTGGCGCGGGTGGTGCCGCGGGTGGCGCCCCGCATCCGCGTGATCTACAATGCCGGCGTGGACGACGAGGTGATGCGCCTGGCCGCCGAGCCCTTCGAGCCCCCGCCGGGCGAGGGGCCCGTGGTGCTGGCCTGCGGGCGGCTGACCGAGCAGAAGGGCTTTTCCACCCTGCTCGATGCGTTCGCGCTCCTGCGGCGCACCGTCCCCGCCGCCCGGCTCTGGCTGGTGGGCGAGGGCGAGCTGCGCGGCGAGCTCACCGCGCAGGCCGCGGCGCTCGGCATCGCCGACGCGGTGTGGATGCCGGGCTTCCGCGCGAACCCGTACCAGCTGATGCGCGCGGCGGACGTCTTCGCCCTGTCGTCGCTCTGGGAGGGGTTCGGCAACGTGATCGTGGAGGCGATGGCGGTGGGCACCCCGGTGGTGGCCACCGACTGCCCGCACGGCCCCGCCGAGATCATCCGCGACGGCAAGAGCGGGCTCCTCATCCCCCCGTCGGACGCGGGGGCGCTGGCCGGCGCGCTGGCGCGGGTGCTGGGCGACGGCGCGCTCGCGGGGCGGCTGCGCGAGGCGGGGCGGGCGCGGGCGAACGACTTCGCGGCGCCGGCCATCGCCGCCGGGTACGGGCGGTTCTTCCAGGCCGTGGCCCACGGCCACCTTCCAGCGGAGTAG